The sequence AGGCGCCCGGCTTGGCACCTTGCGGTGGTTGGTTAATCTATCAGGGGATAACTCTGATTTTATGTCCTTCCAGAAACTCTAACATGGCTCCCTCATCTcttcatgaaaaacatttatgaTAGATTAGATGGATTAAATAAGATTAAAGTTGTAGATAGAATATATGTAtaaattttattacattttgttacaaTTTacaaagtatgtttttttattttgatattttagtgacaaaatgtgtttatatatgtgtgaATATATTGGTAAAGacttaaatatttcaaatatctgtgtatttttatagaatctgatatttctttttcagtgaaGTAAAACTGCATGTGTGCTTTTTGTGATCGCGAAcatcattttacagaaaaataattagaaaaaaatcagttttgtttttctgaattgaGGTTATTCCAGTTTTTGTATAATCATCTTGTTAACTCAGACAACTTAAGTGAAAGCAACACACACGTAAGAAACAGCAccttttgtgtttgattttttcagttgtttcacaTCGTtagatattagaaataaaaaccaaacagagATCTTTACAGTGACCCCAGTACAACTCAGTAGACTGATGGattaataaacaaagaaaagaaagaagacagaaagaatCCAACATAATTTCTAAAAGTTGGCCATCTCAGAATATTCCAGTCTTCTGTCCCCCTCTGTCCTTAAATCTGGTATGAAACCCTGCTGCACTGTGAAGAATTGTAACCTGATGAGGAAAAGTGGGTCTCAAAGGTGTGATAAAGTCAGACTgcactaacctggttattataactaggtaaaataaaatagtttgagACTCCAAACAGGAAGAAGGTAGGAGGAAGGTTTACAATACTGATTAAAGGGGTGAGGATCCTGGTCCTTGaaggccacagtcctgcaggttttagatgtttcctgctctaAAATActtgattcaaatcaaatggatccaacagcatCTCAAGTTCAAGTGAGGTGGAGCAGGGTCACATCTAAAACTCGCAGGACTGTGATACTCAAGGACCAGGGTTCCCCACCACTGCAATAACACCACTTGCCCCTCCCCTCCCCAGTGATGTAACAACATCCTGATTTAAAGCCAGAAACGGCTAAATGTCGATTAAAACGCTCAGATTTGATTCTcatgtttaattttgtaatGACACCAGGAAGCCTTTCACACAGTATTTATAAGAAAAGTGTCCATAAAGTTTTATTGAGTCTCAGTATGACGGGGTGGTTTACAGACCTGCTGAAgtttcaacaacaaaaatctgGTGAGTTTCATGATCatccatgttttcttcttttctgtgtcATCACATCTCCATCTTCAATCAGTAATGGAAGCTTTGGTCACATCAGAGTGAAAAACATTCATATACAGTGAGTAAAAACAGAAGAGTGGAGAGTTGTGACGTTTTTCTTTACACTGAATCAAAACGGAGCGACAGACTGACGTTAAGGCAAAAAGACTGAAGCTCCACCGACTGGAATGAccgaaaaaaaagagagaagacgAAGCAACAGCGATGATTAGCGTTCGTTAGttcatacaaacatgtacaaggctttttttttcttttctaaatgacattttaatgaGCAGGAATCCAGCAGACGCTTTGCCGGCTCAGCAGCGACATTAAAACCAAGATGAGCATCACCAACATGGGTGGGCGGGGCAGaagcagatttttatttttaaaaatcttctgataaccttgatttttatttttaatgagtcTCAAAATCTTATTTAACAACTTAAATTTCTAGATTTTCGTCAATGAATCGAAGGTTTCCTCCTTCATTTGGGGGCGATGTTGATAAAAATGTGACTGGTGGACAAACTTCCAACCTGTGGCACCAGGAATTGGTAAATGTATGTGCTGATGAGGTCCAGTTCTCATCTCTGGATCTTTTCTCTAAACACAGAAAACTTAGTGTTGCCTGTTGGTGGGGTGCAGATGCGACATGCTGCCATCAGAATCAGCTCTTCTGAGCGACGTTCATATTTCTACTGTTTCTGCTGATAAATGCATGAAGAGGATCAGAGAGTTTCCCTCTCTGAGAAGTACTGAAACTAATCAACAGAACTGGATTCTGTCCTGGACCAGATCCAGACTGAGAAACCAGATAACCGCCAAGTAATTTCTGCTGATAATGCTGTGGACTTTTATATGAAAGTCACTCAAGGggaggagaaaaggaaaaggaagcTCCAGGCTGATCCGGGTGGTTCTGCAGGTCTGATGCTGAACCAGGAGGACCAGGATGGGTGCTTttagagagagagggagaaagtgaggaggatggagatgatttttatctggttagtgatgaagaaaaacttttaaccactccctgtctctctctctctctctctctctctgcctcagAGCTCTGGGTGTCCTTCGTCCATCCCTAACGGCTCCGTCCTCCACAGGCGTGTCCATCTGGCTGAAGGCAGGTCGGACTGTTAAGTGTTTCCTTTCAGGACGCCCATACAGCTCTGAAGAAGCTGGAGGTTTCCCTGCAGGTGTGAGAAGGCTGAATCAGAGACGGCAGGTATGTTTCTGATGCAGCAGATTTAACCTCTGAAGCTTCAAAAGTTTCATCGTGGTTTCTGATAGAAAATGACAAACTCAGAAAGAACTGATTATTTCTCTAAATCCAAACTCTGTAAATGATCTTAGTATGAAAATAAAGCTGGTGAGATTTCATCAGAAGTGGAAGATTTGCTGCAGACTGTGTTAGAGTAactaatacaaataaatatgaagattttctttttttttagcatattattgtatttaaaaaaaaacaaacaaaataaaaacactccaGAAAAGCAAGAATCaacatgtgaacattatctGGTCAAAGATTCATGGAGCTGAAGGGAAACCGAGCAAAGTTCCAGAGGTTTTAGTAAAGAGTTTTTTAGTGAGGTTCCTGTCCTCGGAGGAGAAATCTGGGACAACTCTGTCCCACTGTGTTTGAAATCatctccagctcttcttctgtaGGGGATCGTTTTGATTTGGGATGTAATTTTATCCAGAAGTGGATAAAAAGTGTCAGAACACTGCAAACAGGAGGACCCGTGCAGAAACATGGAACTACTTTCTGTAAATCTGAAGGAGTTAAAATGTTGCTGGTTGGCTAGCGGATGTTTAGTTGGGTGATAAAtggatgaaaacacacctgctgGTGTACAGGTGAGCTACCTGCAGGGGGGTGGGGTTAGTACCTTGGCATGTTTAAGCTCCAGCTCTGCCAGCTCCACCAGGTTCTTCCTGAACGCCGCCACTCTCCGTGTCTTGAAGTCTATGAGTTCTGTTCAGAATAAAGTCAGAGGTGTGTTGATGTCAGTTCGGATCCAAAATCTGATCCAGAATCTGGAAGTGTACATCACCATGAAACACAAACTGCAGCCAAAGTGGACCCAGTCCATGATGATGGAGTCAGTAACTTGTCCTGATATCTCATGTGGAGAAGGATGGGGTGTTTTACAGAAGAATGTCTGTGTGAAAGTTCATCTTTACATGAACCCATTAATGTTCTTGATGTTTTCAGAAAGAAGTTTTCTGATCTGGAATCAGTCTGATATACAAAGTGAGTTCTGGTGATCCCTCCTTTAAACGCCACGTTACAGCTGCACCACGGTTTAGTTCCGACCCCTGTGGTGCGGCAATCTATACCGGGAGCATGTCAGGTGTGGATCGCCCGCGAGTGCACTCCACCTAGCAGGATCTGCGAGATCATGAAATCACAGgagtggagaatcttgtgattctccacttccaggataaacctCTCGTTGTCTATgataacaagacaaaaaaaaaaaaaaaaaaaaaaaaacactgagaccctCTGACCGGTTAAACacgtaatgttttcatggttcagcagcacaaatctgcacgcgggcttttattttgaaaaatacttttctcttcacactgcTCCTGTGTCCGATTTCCTGTCTGAACCGTCAAAATTGACGCATTCTGGGTGTGTGGagcatcaaaaatagactctgCGAGTAAATGTAGCGGAGCACCACTACAATGCGCTTCTGATACGTGCAGcgcacccggtggaaaccaaaccattgatTAAAAACGGCTGCGAATAGCAGCGGAGGCCGCGGCGCAGCTGTAACGTGCCTTGCACACACCCGGTGTAAAGGAGGGGTGAGACGAGTTCAGTCTGTCTCAGGGACATTTCTGAAGCTTGTCAACTGCATATATATTTGCAcaccacctttttaatttatttattgtctaatttactgtattttagcATCTCTTACcaatgtgtgttttaaatataatttaatatttgactTTAAGATGAGTTACTGAAAGAAATTTCGTTATGTGAATGCATACTGACAATTAAAACATCTTGACTCATGaatttcaggacagcctcagctgtcagattctgaggctaaaatgatgtaaaatgaatgtatgaatagatatagcagcataaaggccgaccagaagaagaaagcagaatttattactaacagaactttgtagaaataacacacagatcaacagtgatgGAGGGAAGGCGGACAAAGAGGAATGTAGATGGAGGGAAAGACTTGATGAAATGAGACGTGCTGCATTGCGTGACTGACCTTGCTTGGCAGACTCTGAGATCTTCTCGAACTTGTGGCAGCAGAGCTGCTGGCTGGTCTCAGCCTGCAGAACATCTCTGTTTTTAGCTCGTGCTTTATCCAGAGCCTTGTTAGCATTTTCATAATCCACCAGAGCCCGGCTCCTCCGGTACAGCAGATCCTAAGAGGAGCCACATACACAAATCAATCATTTCCTTCTACCAGCTCATAAAAGGACTGACTAACAGTCAGGAAGCAGTAAAACCTTTGCAGCCTGGGACTCTCTCAGGTAATATTTAAGCAGATCAGCCAGTTTCAGGTCTTCATCCGCTGCAACCCGGGCTTCAATTTTctagaaaacaacaaatgaaagaCGAAAGCTTCAAAgaccaaacaaaaaaccaacCAACAAGGCTGTCAGCGGTTCATCAGGTCTGAAGACAGAACTCACCCTGGTTTTCTCAAACAGCTCCGACACCTTCAGGAAGAatcttaaaaggaaaaaaagcaggaaaCAGATTAATAAAGAAGGATGCCAGCATATTTACTGACAACTGACACAAGTACCAggataaataatgtaaataagacAAACTCCCACTTCTGCTCacaccttaaaaataaaaagacccTGCAGGACTCTAAACACCAGCTGGGTTCATCTACTGCACATGGCAACATCCTATCCTGCTTTCAAAAACCTGGAGAAGCTCTGATCCTGGTTTTGTGCTACAACTAACAGGAATGAAAGCTGGATGAGCTTCTCATGTCTAGAGGCTGAGACGATGAGACAGAACCGCATCAGAAACCTGGAACTGAGCTTCATCATCCAGAATATGATCTAAAGCCAGAGAAGATTCAGAGCCAGCAAAGATGTCTGAAGCAGGAAGATGAAAACCAGACAGTTGTGTAGGTGAGGCCTGTCCCAGGTAAGTGAGACCAGCCGGGCCGTGGGAGCTATCTGGAAGGGTTTTCTCTATGAGCTGAACTTGTTCATACTTGCAGAGGTCTGTGGAGTCCTGTGTTCCTAGTGAGTAAAGTGACGAGGCGATTCTGTTCATGTCATCAGCAGCATctagacagaaaagaaaaaaagctgtattattcttttcatttaacctttattttaccagacAAGACATTAAGAACAGATTCTTATTTACCATGTTGGCCTGGCGAGTGCCAGAAAACTCATTTGAACAATAATAACTTTCAGTAAATCTCTAGAAATATAAAATCTGTGTTAGACTGTgatttaacatttacatgtgttaataaaaacaaagagatatAAAACATCTAGTTTCAGTTCCTGTCATTTGGTCTAGATTTACTGTTGTCTTAATAACATTTTGTTGGAAAATCAAAATTGCACAGCATCGATACAAAAGTGCAAAACGGAGCaattcagtgtaaaaaaaaaaaaaaaacagacaacagtCATACATGTCAAAAAGCTGCACAGACACATGTAGTCATATGGACCAGTTCAACAATACAAAGACCACTTCACAGTTATTGATTTGGGATGCGGTTAGTGTCCATGGTTGGGTCAGGGAGAGGAAGGGGGCTCTGTTCAGCAGCCTCACCACCTAACCACCAAACTGTGGGAcgcagatgaagaggacaaccgtCCAACATGAGACTTGGTTTTGGAGACGTGTAGCGTGATGAGACGGTGCGTTACACTTGGGTGCTGATGCTGGATGCAGAAGATGTCTGAGATGTAGAGATGGATGACCTCAGTGTTTTATAGACGACAGCAAACCAATGAAAAGTAGGACGAGCATGTGAGGAAGACCATTTAACCAAACAATCAACAGCTGAAGACCAAACACGTTCATGTTGGTAGATCGTGTCACTGTAACCAGATAAGGGGAGGATGGGCTTTCAGACCATCACACGTTTGGCAGAAGATGGAAATGAGGAACGATTTCTACAGAAACACCAAGTCTAGCTTTGACCTTTAATTGTACGTGGTGTGAGAATTATATCAATAAGAGTAGATGAACCTGCAGACACTAGTTCCTGAAAAAAGGACTGTTGCGTTCACGTTTCTGGTCCGCATCCAGGAGTTATTGCTTTATTCTGGACAGCTGTGAGGGAATCGGGAGGCGTCTCAGAGGAAGCAACTAcactaaaaactatttttacaagcgacttcacagaaaaacaagcgaCATTGCAGCGCTGCCCATGTCGTGCTGCATCGCTGCTGTTAACAGGAAGCAGTTCACAGCTGCTGGCCGAAATGTACTCATTTAGCTAGTAACGAGTAACGCGCTATAGGGTAacagtaactcagttactttatttaaagagtaatgcattAGAGTATTATTAACATCGTTCAGTCAGCTGGTTTCAAAGTGTCGGATGAAAGAATTTGCACTTAATAAAAATATGACTGATGTCTTGACTCCTGCAGTTCCTGAATTTCAACTCCTCTACTGAActgatttggattttttttcatgaataaaCCTGATCCAGTCTTAGCATTACGTGGGTTTTTTGCTCCATTTCCTCATTCAGTATGAACATGATGGGAGCTTTTCCTCAAACTCTGGTCTGACTCTAAACTGATGGCTCATGTTGGCAGCATCATAGACCCACTGTGAAACAGCTGAGGAGGTGGCAGCTGCCCCAGACAGTCGTATAGATTCCTGATAATAAACCTGAGCTGCTCAACACCTTGTTTTCTGGCTGAAACTGAGGGGAAAACGACGCGTCTGATTTCTGGTTGAAACAACTCAGAACTTTCTGGGACTAACAGCTTGCTGTAGAGAGACAACTTCTCTCAAAACTGAGCAGCTTTGTTTGTCAGCATCTTACTTTTGTGTGAGCGGATCATTCGGTCACATTTAGCCGAAGAATCTTTCACTCGGTTGTGATATTCTAACAGAAACGTCTTCTCGTGCTCAAAGAAGTCGTCCACATCCTGgaacacagaaaacactgatGAAGACAGCAGATATGAGAGGACAGAAGTCAGCTGGCGGCTCTGAACTCTGTCCTCACCTTGACTCCGGCCACCAGCACGCCATCTGCCGACTTCACCACGTTTTTGAAGAAATCCTCCAGTTTCTCCTTCTTGTTTTTCCCACGTACGCTCAACTGTGAGacacaaacatccaacatcACAAACCAGCACAGAGACCGTCCGAGCAGCCGTTCTTGGTTCCGCTTTTGTCTCATCGCTGACATCCAGACTCTCCTCCGCGGATACTCGTGTGGTGTATGTATGCATACAGCGGGGAGGGGTTGATGTGTTCAGATGTCTGACCGGCCGTCTGTCCCTTCTCTGGATCGATTTAAATAGGCAGAAATTTCCATCTAACTTTGAGTTAGTTTCCTCCTGCAAGCCTGAGCAGAGACATGTTGAACCTCAGAGGTGACAACAGCTTGAGCCAGAGTCGTGTCTTTTTACATAGGTCCTCAGGCATCTGCTCCATTTACTAGCCAACAACAATGTCCATCCATACGGATTTTACCCCTTTAAATGTCATTCTGATGACTTgatgtcagctttgtttttctgcgTTATTTTCCATAAAACTAATTTTGGGGGGGGCATGTCAATGATTTCCCAAAATACTGGcttactgcattttttttttttatgtcgaGTCAAATTTAAACTGTATTAACCTGACATTTAGGCCAAAAATGTCAAGAACTTCTACAAAAGTTTAACATCTTATAATCTGCTGATCATCTTCAGTCCTGATCTAAACAATCAAATACTGAAGAATTATTGgtgttttaaccctttaaatgctgGTTTGATTATATGTTACTAATATAtttatgacacacacacacacatatatctatttatgaatatatttttttcatcagtCTTAGAAATGTCAAGGATTACACATTATTAGTTTCTGCATAGcatcacattttaaatttgctATCCTCTTCagtcatttgatttatttatggaattaaattaaaaaataaaattcaatttagaactaaatcaacaaaacaagaaggctggttctgtgctggggactGATCTGGTTCTGGGGACTAATCTGGGTCTGTGCTAGGGACTGATCTGGGTCTGTGCTGGGGACTGATCTGGTTCTTGCGATTGATCTCGATCTGGGGACTGATCTGGGTCTGTGCTAGGGACTGATCTGGTACTGGGGACTGATCTGCTTCTGGGCCAGAGACTGATCTGGTTCTGGGGACTGATCTGGTTCTGGGCTAGGgataaacattatttttgttgttttgtttaaaaaaacactgtgCAATGCAGTTTCCCTTAAggatattaattatttttaatttaattcacttCAAATGTCCCACTGAGTcacattaaaaccacattttttatctcataatattTTGAAATAGTTATATTGGTCACCATTAAAAACCAGGGATTTCCCGTTATAGGTCTATACCTAAAATGCTGgtcttttaattagtttttgtgTTACTGAGCTTAGTGAGTTGTGCTGtcatatacaaaaaaagaagctatTCACTAAGGTCACTGTGGAGAAATCAGAAACAGCCAGGTGCATAAACTCAGTAATACACCTGGCTAAAGGCCTGTTCATTTCAGTCCCAACCCATCATGACCCATTATACGGGCACTGGTCCAGACATCTGATTCCAATCAGACTCAACAAAACGCTcttcttgtgtttttggtttttgttcctgACTGTTTTAGATGACGGAGTGTTTGAAGCTGAGGCTTCCATGTCTGGTAGCAGCACAGCTGATCTTCAGGTTTATCTGATACTCACATCCTGGTTGTACTCCAGGAATACGTGGAAGTTGAGGTCTTTCCTGAGGACAGGGTGAGCAGCCACGCGACACAGGAACACCTCATGCATGGCGACTGTCTTCTTAAAGATGGCCAGGTACTCTCTGAAGAACAACACACCAGAGTCAGAAAGAGGATTCAGCTGCTGGCTGGCAAACAGGTCAGATGACACTCGGTCACTCACGCCTCCAGCTCTTGTTTCATCTTAGTGAACTCCTCCTTGGTCATGGACCCTTCTCCCTCCCCCAGCTTCTGTAACTTCTCTCTGGATGCATCAAAGTCAGGTCTCGGAGGCGCTGGAGGGATCTAGAAAATATGGCAGCACACACACCAACTCTGCTTAATTTCAGGTTTTCTATATTTGACAAAAATCCAACTGAAATGCATCCAAATGACCAGAACCTTGGAGATTCTGGACATACAGAATTTCCTAAAACTTGCTCAGTAACATGAgggaaaattttaaataacgcCTATATGACTACTTATTACCTTCCCCCAGAGAATAATTAATGAGATGAGGTGGAGAGGCCCAGGGGGCcaaacacaaagataaaaaaactaaatgaaaacagcCCCATCCTGACTGTGTGGTTCTTACGATGTATCCTGCATAGTCCTCGTTTTCCACGAAGGAGTCGTGCAGCCAAATGAACTCTTCATGCTGTCGAACCACAGAGAACTCGTTCTGTTTGAAGTTGGGGAGCGTGCTCTGTGGAAACATGTTGTACATCACCACAGCATTCCAAACAGGAAAGACGGGACACAGCTGGGAAGTTTAAAGGTGTCTCACCTTGGTGTGGACGGTAAATTTCACCTTGTCTCTCTCACTCAGAGCATCAGA comes from Melanotaenia boesemani isolate fMelBoe1 chromosome 20, fMelBoe1.pri, whole genome shotgun sequence and encodes:
- the snx6 gene encoding sorting nexin-6 isoform X1, with the protein product MMQEGLDDGPDFLSDEDRGPRAVNVDLEMDATLQVDISDALSERDKVKFTVHTKSTLPNFKQNEFSVVRQHEEFIWLHDSFVENEDYAGYIIPPAPPRPDFDASREKLQKLGEGEGSMTKEEFTKMKQELEAEYLAIFKKTVAMHEVFLCRVAAHPVLRKDLNFHVFLEYNQDLSVRGKNKKEKLEDFFKNVVKSADGVLVAGVKDVDDFFEHEKTFLLEYHNRVKDSSAKCDRMIRSHKNAADDMNRIASSLYSLGTQDSTDLCKFFLKVSELFEKTRKIEARVAADEDLKLADLLKYYLRESQAAKDLLYRRSRALVDYENANKALDKARAKNRDVLQAETSQQLCCHKFEKISESAKQELIDFKTRRVAAFRKNLVELAELELKHAKGNLQLLQSCMGVLKGNT
- the snx6 gene encoding sorting nexin-6 isoform X2, producing MMEGLDDGPDFLSDEDRGPRAVNVDLEMDATLQVDISDALSERDKVKFTVHTKSTLPNFKQNEFSVVRQHEEFIWLHDSFVENEDYAGYIIPPAPPRPDFDASREKLQKLGEGEGSMTKEEFTKMKQELEAEYLAIFKKTVAMHEVFLCRVAAHPVLRKDLNFHVFLEYNQDLSVRGKNKKEKLEDFFKNVVKSADGVLVAGVKDVDDFFEHEKTFLLEYHNRVKDSSAKCDRMIRSHKNAADDMNRIASSLYSLGTQDSTDLCKFFLKVSELFEKTRKIEARVAADEDLKLADLLKYYLRESQAAKDLLYRRSRALVDYENANKALDKARAKNRDVLQAETSQQLCCHKFEKISESAKQELIDFKTRRVAAFRKNLVELAELELKHAKGNLQLLQSCMGVLKGNT